ATGCCTGAAGGGCGGCAGCTCCTGAACGTAATGCAGAGATGGGCTGGGGCACCTCCAAAGTCATGGGTGTCTGGGTTGTGTTTCACACCATCACCCTGGGCTTGATTGAGGTGCTCAGATACTGGAGCCAGGTATGAACTTGTGGGAGTTTCTGGAGCTCAGAGCTCAGTGTCTGGGGCCCTGGAGTCCCCCATCTTTTGGCGGCTCTTTGGCTTAGACTGCCAGGTAGAAGTGCCAGGGGCAGAGTTGTGGGGTGTGGGTTTGGACCTTGTTTGGATATTGACACATTACATGTCTTTAAGGTTACAATTGTCATTTTTCCAGGTCCTCTTCACTATGGCCCGGCGTGCACGGAGTAGCAGGGCATGGCACTTTGTACTGAGTGCAGCACGCCGAGATACAGATGCTCGAGCTGTGGCTCTGGCAGGCAACTCTAACTGGGGCTATGACTCTGATGGGCAGGTAGGTCTCAGTGGCAAGGTGGGGGATAACCAGTGTATGGGTGGGGTGAAAAGACACTGAGCCAGGCAACTGAACTCTCCTGGTATATGGTGCTTGGAAGGGCTCTTTGGTCTGGTAAAACATTTAGCCTGAGGTGTCACAGATACTCAAGACAGAGGCACGGATTGAAAGTCCTGGGTAGTGCTGGTTACTGTACAATGCCTGTCCGCCAGCCCTGCCAAGTGTGTTTTATTGTGTGCCACAGTGAATGGGTGGATGTGAGGAGCCTTGTGTGTGTTCTGTCCTCCAGCTTTACTGGTATCTGGTGATCAAATTAAGGTTATCCTTGATGCACAGTAGCACACATATATTAAGCCATTTTGATCACTCTGGATGTTTGTGTTGGATATAGTAGGATCTGTGATCTTTTtgggggttttgagacagggtttctctgtttagccctggctggctttgaactcagagatctgcctgcctctgcctcacaagtattgggatcaaaggcgtgtgtcCTCTCCTTGCCATTCTTATTTTCAGAAATGGCCTCACATTGTGACACAAGTAGGACTTGAGGCAGTTTATTGTGTGTGGGCACACGTATGCTGTGAACACGTGGTGGTCAGGAGGCAGTTCTCTACATGTGACACCCTTGGGGTCATcagcaaattcttttttttactattatagttcttaaagttcAGATGTCCCCAGACTTCCTTTGTTGGAGACTCTGAGCACAGGGTAGAGACCCAGCTTACTTAGTGTACCTGACTCGGCTCCTGGAGCTGGCTGTAGCTTGCCTTGCTGATACGGACTGGAATTCTGGCTCTGCCCCATATTGACTGCCTCTACTCTGATGTCACAGCTCTCTAAAACAGAGTCCCTTCAAGCAGCCTATGGGATCACCAGATTGTGAGGAAAACTTGACTTGATAGGTCAGCAGTGCCCTAGGCCCTTCGTGGGAGCTTTTGAGTTTGAGAGTCAGCCCAAATTTTCAGCTAAGCCTCCAGTTCCAAATGACGACACACCTGAAGCAGCCTGTggcctgttcctgcctcccagtCATCCGTGACACATGCATGCCTGTCCTCCGTCATGTAATGAGTTTGCCTTGCAGTCATGTGGCAGGCAGCTCTGGGTGTTCTGGGCCCAGGTTGGGTTGAGCagcaccctcccttcctcctgtcctaGGCAGATTGGCTCCTTGTTCAGTGGATCTGCCTTGGCTTTGGAAGATCCCATCTTTGCCAGTGGGGTACAAGGTCTGCTCTGAGGTAGGAGCCTTTCCTCCAGGCAAAGTAGCTGGTCTGTTTGGTTAATCAAACATCCTGTGCGTGGCTCCTTGTGGTGTTATATTCCCTATTCCAGCACACAGGGCCCAGAATTGAATGCTGGTTTTCAGTCCCCGCTCAGTGGTCTATTGCTGGACATTTCCTCAGCTGCTCATAACTGGCACCATGATGGTTCTCCATCTCTAGATGACATGGGGCCCTCCCTGAGGAGCTGGTGATCttgcaaaggaagcagagagtaggATGGTGGAGACCCCGAGTATTGTGAGGAGAAAGAATACAGGGTGAACGTGGTCCAAGCTCCTCTTGGTGGCTGAATGCTTCCTTGTAGAGAAGTGCAGTGAGTGCCCTGCCCTATGGCCATGTGGCTGTAAATAGATTCAACTGCAGGGTGGATGTAAGGAGTACGATGTTGTCAGGGTTTTAGCGGGGGTCCTGGACCACTATGGGGCACAGCAGGGCAGCTCAAGGAGGTGGAGGTCAAAAGTTCAGGGACTGTCAAGGCAGCCAGCGGGAACCCTAGCACCAATACAGGGCTCCAAGGGCCTGCAGAGCAGCTGGAGACAATGGAGTTGACTGGTCAGTCAGCAGTGGGGACCTGACCAGCTCAGCTTTGTCTACATCCCTGACCGGGCCCTGAGGCCCGAGAGCCCAAGCCACAGGACTGCATCTGAGGAGTTTGCTGCAGCTGAGGCTTGAAGCAGCTGCATTAGCCCATTAGACCTCATTAAGCATGCTTGCCCCTCTAGATTCCAGTGACCTTGCAGGGGATGGAGACACACATTCTGAGGCTTAGGTCTTGGGCTGTGTGGACCTTGCTGACAGCACCAGCCCTGTGGTTTAGGAGATGAGCTACCTAGAGAAGACAGAAGGTGGGCGCTGTGTGGAAATGGGGCAGAGGTTTATAATGAGTTTCAGAGATCTATTAAGCAGCCAAATGAGAGAGAAGTCATCCCCCATTGTTGTCTTTTGGGTGAGGCATCTTAGCGTTCACATTGCCTCTGCTGAGCATTGGAGAGCCCCAGGTTCTGGCTTCTCCCTGGTGGATCTGAGAAAAGGGTTGGGTAGCCTGGCAGTGGGAGAGCGGTCCTCAACAGGTCAAcctgccccttccttccctccctccctcccagcacaGCGACTCCGACTCTGACCCTGAGTACTCTTCCCTGCCACCATCCATCCCCAGTGCTGTGCCTGTGACAGGAGAGTCCTTCTGTGACTGTGAGGGCCAGAATGAGGCTACCTTCTGCAACAGTTTACACACAGCACACCGTGGCAAGGACTGCCGTTGTGGTGAGGAGGATGAGGGTGAGTGTCTTGCCGTAGGGACGTGTGCAGGGCTGTGCAGGTTCTCTGGGTTGGAAGGCTCCGCTTTGCTCTGCCCCTCCCTAGTCTGGGCCTTCTATCCTACAGATTTTGATTGGGTCTGGGATGACCTGAACAAGTCCTCAGCTACCTTGCTGAGCTGTGATAATCGAAAGGTCAGCTTTCACATGGAGTACAGCTGTGGCACGGCAGCCATTCGGGGCACCAAGGAGCTAGGAGATGGCCAACACTTCTGGGAAATCAAGATGACCTCTCCTGTATATGGCACTGACATGGTAAGTGGCTGAGCAAAAGAGGGCGGGTGCCATGGGCCCTGTCACTAGGCACCTAACTTTCCAGCCCCACTGTTTGCAGATGGTGGGCATCGGGACATCAGACGTAGACCTGGACAAGTACCACCACACGTTCTGCAGCCTGCTGGGCAGGGATGAAGACAGCTGGGGGCTCTCCTACACGGGTAGGTGTTGCCTGGGCTATGGGTGGGGCTGGCAGTGCCACAGACCTCCCAGGCTCACGCCTCTGCTCCTTACAGGGCTCCTCCACCACAAAGGCGACAAGACGAGCTTCTCTTCACGCTTCGGCCAGGGCTCTATCATTGGCGTACACTTGGACACCTGGCATGGGACACTGACCTTTTTCAAGAACAGGAAGTGCATAGGTGAGGGTTCCTTTGGGCTGGGGCCAGGCAGCCTGACTTGAGGCTCCTGAGGGAAGGTGGGCAGGGCTGAAGCCAGGTTGGGGTTACCAGGTCAGACCAGAGTCTGTCTCCTGTGCTCAGACTGCTTGAGCTGCTCACCTGGTGCATCGTGGGAGCTCTGGCTGCCAACCTGCAAGGCACTCAGACTGTCTTCCTTCCAGGAGTGGCTGCCACCCGGCTTCAGAACAGAAGGTTCTACCCGATGGTCTGCTCCACCGCCGCCAAGAGCAGCATGAAGGTCATCCGCTCCTGTGCCAGCTCCACATCCCTGCAGTACCTGTGCTGCTACCGCCTGCGCCAGTTACGGCCAGACTCAGGGGACACCCTCGAGGGCCTGCCCTTGCCACCCGGCCTCAAGCAGGTGCTGCATAACAAGCTGGGCTGGGTCCTGAGCATGAACTGCAGCCACTGGACATCCCCTGCACCCCCTCCGGGCACAGCTGCCCCTGCCGCCGAGAGAGATTCCCGGGAGACCAGGCCCTGTCAGAGGAAGCGCTGCCGAAGAAGCTGACTTCTCCCCGGGAATGCAGACACCTTTCTTTCTTGCCCTTCCAGGGCAGCAGGAGAGGGGAGAACGGAGGTCTAGGCTTTTCCCTGTCTCCCTGAGGCCAGGACAGTCTTCTCTGTTGGCCATGGAGTGTGACAGCCATTCTACTGCCTGTGCTGGTAGGGAAGCAGCACTCcttcctgtttgtcctttgagttgcCATGTGTCCTGGGAGCTGCAGCCAGGCGTCTGGACCTAGATTCCAAGCCTGGGAGGCTGGCTGACGAAGTGGAGTGCACTCATATCCCAGGGAAGAGATGGGCTGTCCCGACCCACAGGCCTGTGGGGTTTTCCTGACTTGCACTGCATGTTGTCAGCGCCTGCTCCTGTCACAGAGATGTCAGTGGGTGCCCTGGGAAGGGATTCTGTCTCGTCCCCATAGGTTCTATCATTAAAAGCGTCCTCACAAATGCCCAAGCTGCCTGTGCCTGTTGTttaccttctgtctctgtccagcAGCTTTGAGAGGGCCTGGCTTGGATCTCTGAGTACTTCTCCCTGAGGGTGTATCCCTAAGCTTCCAGACAGCATGGGGCTGTAATAGTACAACTAGGCACTCACACCTGCTACTAAGATTCCTGCAACAAGTGTCCAGGCCACTACCCTGCACTCTCATGTTCACCTcagattccctcctcctcccccacctcccatggTGCTTCCATTTGACCATTGGGCAACAGAGTCTACCCCGGTCTGGAAAAGATATGGGCTGGACCCAAACCTCCTTGCCTGCCCCTTAGGGTAATTAGATTCTTGGGCAGGCCTGTCTTGTTGTATTGGTGGGCAGGCGACCCGAGGTGCGGTCAAGAGCTCAGGTCCAGCAGGATGTCGGGGTTGGTGGTGGTCAAGAAGATACAGAGTCTTCGTGAGAGGTCAGGCCCCACTCTGCGAGGCTGCTTGCCCCCAGGGGCCTTCACAGGGAGGTCAGCTAGGAGGCTCAGGCGCTCCTGCTCTGTGCTGCAGTCCAGTAGAGCCTAGAGTGGGCACAGGTGTGAGTAGGTGCACCTTAAGTCCTGGTCCTGGAAGGAGAAATTTAGGGGACTCACCTGTTGCAAAAGGCGGGGTGAGGGGAAGGCAGTAACAACAGCATCAGCCACAGCTGGGCTGACCCGGTTGAACTGTCTGATTTGTCGCCACCACACTCCTCTGAGCCCAGAGCCATCTCTGGTCACTTGCTGGCCTGAGGCCCAATGCCCTGCTGTACAGAAAGAAAAGGCCTGGGAGTCCCGGAACCGCCTGAAACGAAGACACCCAGACAGACTTTGAGAACACTATCGGTGCGGCCCTCCAACCCTGCCCTGTCTACACTCAGTGCCTGCAGGGGTACATACTTAGAGGGGAGCTGGGCGAGGGCCTTGGTGAAGGCACACACATACTGACTCAGCTCTCGCCACGAGGCTACCAGCAGCACATCCAAGTTTGCACGGAGCTGAAGCAGCACCAGAGCCTGGGGAGTGTGAAAGTGGGCATGGATCTCATCCTCTGGGGAGTACCAATCCAATGACGCTGGGAATTAAGCCCAGTTCTGACTGGCCAGACCGCAGCCCAAATGCAGAGACAAAGGCCGGGCACCTAACAACTGAGCAACAGCTCtcacctcctccacctctgaCCAGCTGATGGCTACCCTGGCGTGGGCTTCCTCTGACTTCTTTGGTGTCCACGTCTTCTGAGAACTGGGCTTGCGAGACCTGAACAGAGGCAACCATCTTTTGGGCTCCCAAGTCTTCCTACATCGGCAGAGCCCACCCAGGCCAAGTGGGATCAGGTGACAGGACGGCTAGAGGCAATCCACTTCCCTGGAATCCCACCCCAACCCGCCCCTCTGAGGCTGAAGGTGATACCACAGGTACGCATCCAGTCCGATGACCGCCAGATGGGAGCGGGTGGGACTCTCGGGAGAAAGCCAGGGGATGGAGCAAGGTGGGTCTGTCATCTGCAAACCAGAATATCCCCACACTTGTTCACAGGAGGGCTTTGGCAGCAGACCTGTAGCCACCAGTATGGCCAGTTTCCAGAGGGAAACTTATAGGTCCTCTCCGTTTTCTGGAACTCAGTTCTGTTTCCTTAAGGCCCAGGAGTACACAGGCACTCCAGGTTTTGGTGTAGAAGGGAGCCAGCCCTCTTCTGGTCCATTTCTACACCCAGCCTGGACATTGGGCAGCACCCAGCAAGTGTCTGACAAATGTTGGCCCTAGGACATCAACACCTACAAAGCCTTTAGCAGATATCAGCTAGGCACTGCTTCCTTTGAGTCTAGGGAAGTCAGCAGACAAGTGAGGGATTCTTAGCTGTTGTAGACAGATGCCACATCCTGGACCTACAGCACATGGACAGAACCAGCTAGGATTCTGggctcctcccccaccacacccccgGCCAGTTTGCAGTCCAGGTCACTATTCCCAATTCTCCCAAAGGTCCCTCAATGTTC
The genomic region above belongs to Rattus rattus isolate New Zealand chromosome 9, Rrattus_CSIRO_v1, whole genome shotgun sequence and contains:
- the Spsb3 gene encoding LOW QUALITY PROTEIN: SPRY domain-containing SOCS box protein 3 (The sequence of the model RefSeq protein was modified relative to this genomic sequence to represent the inferred CDS: substituted 1 base at 1 genomic stop codon), whose protein sequence is MQRGGGDCLRRDRNGKWVSPGGARWLQVSRAGLARPGPAGGALTLRAVKPATRCSLAVALGSLGGGLGARGHGLHHRSEIREPLARDATSSSAETERGHVQGHLWFIHCVPTVWSYTALSQPNXCGVLCAALLGFFVDGWGEVLFTMARRARSSRAWHFVLSAARRDTDARAVALAGNSNWGYDSDGQHSDSDSDPEYSSLPPSIPSAVPVTGESFCDCEGQNEATFCNSLHTAHRGKDCRCGEEDEDFDWVWDDLNKSSATLLSCDNRKVSFHMEYSCGTAAIRGTKELGDGQHFWEIKMTSPVYGTDMMVGIGTSDVDLDKYHHTFCSLLGRDEDSWGLSYTGLLHHKGDKTSFSSRFGQGSIIGVHLDTWHGTLTFFKNRKCIGVAATRLQNRRFYPMVCSTAAKSSMKVIRSCASSTSLQYLCCYRLRQLRPDSGDTLEGLPLPPGLKQVLHNKLGWVLSMNCSHWTSPAPPPGTAAPAAERDSRETRPCQRKRCRRS